Proteins found in one Elephas maximus indicus isolate mEleMax1 chromosome 11, mEleMax1 primary haplotype, whole genome shotgun sequence genomic segment:
- the MBD1 gene encoding methyl-CpG-binding domain protein 1 isoform X10 → MAEDWLDCPALGPGWKRREVLRKSGVTCGRSDTYYESPTGDRIRSKVELTRYLGPACDLTLFDFKHGVLCYPAPKAHVLAVPSRKRKKPSRPVKSRQRQVGPCKGDVRKEAPGDETKADTDAAPASFPAPGCCENCGIHFSVDGTRRKRLKTLCKDCRVQRIAFNREQRMFKRVGCGECTACQVTEDCGACSTCLLQLPHDVASGLFCKCEQRRCLRIVERSRGCGVCRGCQTREDCGCCRVCLRPPRPGLRRQWRCVQRRCLRHLAHRLRRRHQRCQRRPPLAVAPPAGRHGRRRGGCDPKIVARRHPQTQPLPPPPLLQPPESTELHPRALAPSSPAELIYYCVDEDELQPYTNRRQNRKCGSCAACLRRTDCGRCDFCCDKPKFGGSNQKRQKCRWRQCLQFAMKRLLPSVWAGSEDGAELPSPYHCRRKPVSARRRQPGPTLESPLVMPIALPGRAQTSMKQETGGGFVLPPPGTDLVFLREGASSPVPVPGPALSTEAPLQESQCPGLSWVVAPTQVKQEKVDAQEDWTPGTAIRISPVLLPGCPSKAINTGLRPVKQEPPDPEEDKGEENRDDSALDPAPEEEAGGAGTPVITEIFSLGGTRFRDTAIWLPRLRKLLAVNENEYFTELQLKEEAL, encoded by the exons CCCCACAGGAGACCGGATACGAAGCAAAGTTGAGCTGACCCGATACTTGGGCCCCGCATGTGACCTCACCCTCTTCGACTTCAAGCATGGTGTCCTATGCTATCCAGCCCCCAAG GCCCATGTTTTGGCTGTCCCCAGCAGGAAGCGGAAGAAGCCTTCAAGGCCAGTCAAATCTCGACAACGTCAGGTTGGACCTTGTAAGGGTGATGTTAGGAAGGAGGCCCCGGGGGATGAGACCAAGGCTGACACTGACGCAGCCCCGGCTTCATTCCCTGCACCTGG ATGTTGTGAGAACTGCGGAATCCACTTTTCTGTGGATGGCACCCGGAGGAAGCGGCTCAAGACGTTGTGCAAGGACTGCCGAG TTCAGAGAATTGCCTTCAACCGAGAGCAGAGGATGTTTAAG CGTGTGGGCTGCGGGGAGTGCACAGCCTGCCAGGTGACCGAGGACTGCGGGGCCTGTTCCACCTGCCTCCTGCAGCTGCCCCATGATGTGGCCTCTGGGCTGTTCTGCAAATGCGAACAGAGACGCTGCCTCCGGATTGTGGAGAGG AGCCGAGGGTGTGGAGTATGCCGGGGCTGTCAGACCCGAGAAGACTGTGGCTGTTGCCGAGTCTGCCTCCGCCCACCCCGCCCAGGTCTCAGGCGCCAGTGGAGGTGCGTCCAGCGGCGCTGCCTGCGG CACCTTGCCCACCGCCTCCGGCGCCGCCATCAACGATGTCAGCGACGCCCTCCCCTGGCTGTGGCTCCCCCTGCT GGCAGACATGGCCGCCGCAGAGGAGGCTGTGACCCCAAGATTGTTGCCCGGCGGCACCCCCAAACCCAGCCGTTGCCTCCGCCACCCCTATTGCAGCCTCCTGAGTCCACAGAGCTG CACCCCAGAGCCCTGGCCCCCTCGTCACCTGCTGAGCTCATCTATTACTGTGTAGACGAGGACGAGCTA CAGCCTTACACGAACCGGCGGCAGAACCGGAAGTGCGGGTCCTGTGCAGCCTGCCTGCGGCGGACAGACTGTGGCCGCTGTGACTTCTGCTGCGACAAGCCCAAATTTGGAGGCAGCAACCAGAAGCGCCAGAAGTGCCGTTGGCGCCAGTGCCTGCAGTTTGCCATG AAGCGGCTCCTACCAAGTGTCTGGGCAGGGTCTGAGgatggagcagagctgccctcACCCTACCATTGTCGAAGGAAGCCTGTCTCTGCCCGCCGGCGCCAGCCTGGGCCCACTCTGGAATCCCCCTTGGTCATGCCCATAGCCCTACCTGGCCGTGCCCAGACTTCAATGAAGCAGGAGACGGGTGGTGGCTTTGTGCTGCCCCCACCTGGCACTGACCTTGTGTTCCTACGGGAGGGCGCAAGCAGTCCCGTGccagtgcctggtcctgcccttTCCACAGAGGCTCCATTGCAG GAGTCCCAGTGCCCTGGCCTGAGTTGGGTTGTGGCCCCAACACAGGTGAAGCAAGAGAAGGTAGATGCCCAAGAAGACTGGACACCGGGCACAGCCATCCGGATTTCTCCTGTATTGCTGCCTGGCTGTCCCAGCAAG GCAATAAACACAGGCCTGAGACCTGTGAAGCAGGAGCCACCTGACCCCGAGGAGGACAAGGGGGAGGAGAATAGGGATGATTCTGCCTTAGACCCAGCACcagaggaggaggcaggaggagCTGGCACACCCGTG ATCACGGAGATTTTCAGCCTGGGTGGAACCCGCTTCCGGGACACAGCGATCTGGTTGCCAAG gcTACGTAAACTCTTAGCAGTAAATGAAAATGAGTATTTTACCGAACTGCAATTGAAAGAAGAAGCATtatag
- the MBD1 gene encoding methyl-CpG-binding domain protein 1 isoform X3, with protein MAEDWLDCPALGPGWKRREVLRKSGVTCGRSDTYYESPTGDRIRSKVELTRYLGPACDLTLFDFKHGVLCYPAPKAHVLAVPSRKRKKPSRPVKSRQRQVGPCKGDVRKEAPGDETKADTDAAPASFPAPGCCENCGIHFSVDGTRRKRLKTLCKDCRVQRIAFNREQRMFKRVGCGECTACQVTEDCGACSTCLLQLPHDVASGLFCKCEQRRCLRIVERSRGCGVCRGCQTREDCGCCRVCLRPPRPGLRRQWRCVQRRCLRHLAHRLRRRHQRCQRRPPLAVAPPAGRHGRRRGGCDPKIVARRHPQTQPLPPPPLLQPPESTELHPRALAPSSPAELIYYCVDEDELQPYTNRRQNRKCGSCAACLRRTDCGRCDFCCDKPKFGGSNQKRQKCRWRQCLQFAMKRLLPSVWAGSEDGAELPSPYHCRRKPVSARRRQPGPTLESPLVMPIALPGRAQTSMKQETGGGFVLPPPGTDLVFLREGASSPVPVPGPALSTEAPLQESQCPGLSWVVAPTQVKQEKVDAQEDWTPGTAIRISPVLLPGCPSKAINTGLRPVKQEPPDPEEDKGEENRDDSALDPAPEEEAGGAGTPVITEIFSLGGTRFRDTAIWLPRCPAEEAGALRHRLNYTSGPGIREAEGRSGKGGAAAGLATGLAAAPHQRGYVNS; from the exons CCCCACAGGAGACCGGATACGAAGCAAAGTTGAGCTGACCCGATACTTGGGCCCCGCATGTGACCTCACCCTCTTCGACTTCAAGCATGGTGTCCTATGCTATCCAGCCCCCAAG GCCCATGTTTTGGCTGTCCCCAGCAGGAAGCGGAAGAAGCCTTCAAGGCCAGTCAAATCTCGACAACGTCAGGTTGGACCTTGTAAGGGTGATGTTAGGAAGGAGGCCCCGGGGGATGAGACCAAGGCTGACACTGACGCAGCCCCGGCTTCATTCCCTGCACCTGG ATGTTGTGAGAACTGCGGAATCCACTTTTCTGTGGATGGCACCCGGAGGAAGCGGCTCAAGACGTTGTGCAAGGACTGCCGAG TTCAGAGAATTGCCTTCAACCGAGAGCAGAGGATGTTTAAG CGTGTGGGCTGCGGGGAGTGCACAGCCTGCCAGGTGACCGAGGACTGCGGGGCCTGTTCCACCTGCCTCCTGCAGCTGCCCCATGATGTGGCCTCTGGGCTGTTCTGCAAATGCGAACAGAGACGCTGCCTCCGGATTGTGGAGAGG AGCCGAGGGTGTGGAGTATGCCGGGGCTGTCAGACCCGAGAAGACTGTGGCTGTTGCCGAGTCTGCCTCCGCCCACCCCGCCCAGGTCTCAGGCGCCAGTGGAGGTGCGTCCAGCGGCGCTGCCTGCGG CACCTTGCCCACCGCCTCCGGCGCCGCCATCAACGATGTCAGCGACGCCCTCCCCTGGCTGTGGCTCCCCCTGCT GGCAGACATGGCCGCCGCAGAGGAGGCTGTGACCCCAAGATTGTTGCCCGGCGGCACCCCCAAACCCAGCCGTTGCCTCCGCCACCCCTATTGCAGCCTCCTGAGTCCACAGAGCTG CACCCCAGAGCCCTGGCCCCCTCGTCACCTGCTGAGCTCATCTATTACTGTGTAGACGAGGACGAGCTA CAGCCTTACACGAACCGGCGGCAGAACCGGAAGTGCGGGTCCTGTGCAGCCTGCCTGCGGCGGACAGACTGTGGCCGCTGTGACTTCTGCTGCGACAAGCCCAAATTTGGAGGCAGCAACCAGAAGCGCCAGAAGTGCCGTTGGCGCCAGTGCCTGCAGTTTGCCATG AAGCGGCTCCTACCAAGTGTCTGGGCAGGGTCTGAGgatggagcagagctgccctcACCCTACCATTGTCGAAGGAAGCCTGTCTCTGCCCGCCGGCGCCAGCCTGGGCCCACTCTGGAATCCCCCTTGGTCATGCCCATAGCCCTACCTGGCCGTGCCCAGACTTCAATGAAGCAGGAGACGGGTGGTGGCTTTGTGCTGCCCCCACCTGGCACTGACCTTGTGTTCCTACGGGAGGGCGCAAGCAGTCCCGTGccagtgcctggtcctgcccttTCCACAGAGGCTCCATTGCAG GAGTCCCAGTGCCCTGGCCTGAGTTGGGTTGTGGCCCCAACACAGGTGAAGCAAGAGAAGGTAGATGCCCAAGAAGACTGGACACCGGGCACAGCCATCCGGATTTCTCCTGTATTGCTGCCTGGCTGTCCCAGCAAG GCAATAAACACAGGCCTGAGACCTGTGAAGCAGGAGCCACCTGACCCCGAGGAGGACAAGGGGGAGGAGAATAGGGATGATTCTGCCTTAGACCCAGCACcagaggaggaggcaggaggagCTGGCACACCCGTG ATCACGGAGATTTTCAGCCTGGGTGGAACCCGCTTCCGGGACACAGCGATCTGGTTGCCAAG GTGTCCTGCAGAAGAAGCTGGTGCCCTTCGTCACAGACTTAACTATACATCTGGCCCAGGAAttagagaagcagaaggaagatcCGGGAAGGGTGGAGCAGCTGCAGGCCTGGCTACAGGCCTGGCTGCTGCCCCACACCAACGAG gcTACGTAAACTCTTAG
- the MBD1 gene encoding methyl-CpG-binding domain protein 1 isoform X2 yields MAEDWLDCPALGPGWKRREVLRKSGVTCGRSDTYYESPTGDRIRSKVELTRYLGPACDLTLFDFKHGVLCYPAPKAHVLAVPSRKRKKPSRPVKSRQRQVGPCKGDVRKEAPGDETKADTDAAPASFPAPGCCENCGIHFSVDGTRRKRLKTLCKDCRVQRIAFNREQRMFKRVGCGECTACQVTEDCGACSTCLLQLPHDVASGLFCKCEQRRCLRIVERSRGCGVCRGCQTREDCGCCRVCLRPPRPGLRRQWRCVQRRCLRHLAHRLRRRHQRCQRRPPLAVAPPAGRHGRRRGGCDPKIVARRHPQTQPLPPPPLLQPPESTELHPRALAPSSPAELIYYCVDEDELQPYTNRRQNRKCGSCAACLRRTDCGRCDFCCDKPKFGGSNQKRQKCRWRQCLQFAMKRLLPSVWAGSEDGAELPSPYHCRRKPVSARRRQPGPTLESPLVMPIALPGRAQTSMKQETGGGFVLPPPGTDLVFLREGASSPVPVPGPALSTEAPLQESQCPGLSWVVAPTQVKQEKVDAQEDWTPGTAIRISPVLLPGCPSKAINTGLRPVKQEPPDPEEDKGEENRDDSALDPAPEEEAGGAGTPVITEIFSLGGTRFRDTAIWLPRCPAEEAGALRHRLNYTSGPGIREAEGRSGKGGAAAGLATGLAAAPHQRGRPEL; encoded by the exons CCCCACAGGAGACCGGATACGAAGCAAAGTTGAGCTGACCCGATACTTGGGCCCCGCATGTGACCTCACCCTCTTCGACTTCAAGCATGGTGTCCTATGCTATCCAGCCCCCAAG GCCCATGTTTTGGCTGTCCCCAGCAGGAAGCGGAAGAAGCCTTCAAGGCCAGTCAAATCTCGACAACGTCAGGTTGGACCTTGTAAGGGTGATGTTAGGAAGGAGGCCCCGGGGGATGAGACCAAGGCTGACACTGACGCAGCCCCGGCTTCATTCCCTGCACCTGG ATGTTGTGAGAACTGCGGAATCCACTTTTCTGTGGATGGCACCCGGAGGAAGCGGCTCAAGACGTTGTGCAAGGACTGCCGAG TTCAGAGAATTGCCTTCAACCGAGAGCAGAGGATGTTTAAG CGTGTGGGCTGCGGGGAGTGCACAGCCTGCCAGGTGACCGAGGACTGCGGGGCCTGTTCCACCTGCCTCCTGCAGCTGCCCCATGATGTGGCCTCTGGGCTGTTCTGCAAATGCGAACAGAGACGCTGCCTCCGGATTGTGGAGAGG AGCCGAGGGTGTGGAGTATGCCGGGGCTGTCAGACCCGAGAAGACTGTGGCTGTTGCCGAGTCTGCCTCCGCCCACCCCGCCCAGGTCTCAGGCGCCAGTGGAGGTGCGTCCAGCGGCGCTGCCTGCGG CACCTTGCCCACCGCCTCCGGCGCCGCCATCAACGATGTCAGCGACGCCCTCCCCTGGCTGTGGCTCCCCCTGCT GGCAGACATGGCCGCCGCAGAGGAGGCTGTGACCCCAAGATTGTTGCCCGGCGGCACCCCCAAACCCAGCCGTTGCCTCCGCCACCCCTATTGCAGCCTCCTGAGTCCACAGAGCTG CACCCCAGAGCCCTGGCCCCCTCGTCACCTGCTGAGCTCATCTATTACTGTGTAGACGAGGACGAGCTA CAGCCTTACACGAACCGGCGGCAGAACCGGAAGTGCGGGTCCTGTGCAGCCTGCCTGCGGCGGACAGACTGTGGCCGCTGTGACTTCTGCTGCGACAAGCCCAAATTTGGAGGCAGCAACCAGAAGCGCCAGAAGTGCCGTTGGCGCCAGTGCCTGCAGTTTGCCATG AAGCGGCTCCTACCAAGTGTCTGGGCAGGGTCTGAGgatggagcagagctgccctcACCCTACCATTGTCGAAGGAAGCCTGTCTCTGCCCGCCGGCGCCAGCCTGGGCCCACTCTGGAATCCCCCTTGGTCATGCCCATAGCCCTACCTGGCCGTGCCCAGACTTCAATGAAGCAGGAGACGGGTGGTGGCTTTGTGCTGCCCCCACCTGGCACTGACCTTGTGTTCCTACGGGAGGGCGCAAGCAGTCCCGTGccagtgcctggtcctgcccttTCCACAGAGGCTCCATTGCAG GAGTCCCAGTGCCCTGGCCTGAGTTGGGTTGTGGCCCCAACACAGGTGAAGCAAGAGAAGGTAGATGCCCAAGAAGACTGGACACCGGGCACAGCCATCCGGATTTCTCCTGTATTGCTGCCTGGCTGTCCCAGCAAG GCAATAAACACAGGCCTGAGACCTGTGAAGCAGGAGCCACCTGACCCCGAGGAGGACAAGGGGGAGGAGAATAGGGATGATTCTGCCTTAGACCCAGCACcagaggaggaggcaggaggagCTGGCACACCCGTG ATCACGGAGATTTTCAGCCTGGGTGGAACCCGCTTCCGGGACACAGCGATCTGGTTGCCAAG GTGTCCTGCAGAAGAAGCTGGTGCCCTTCGTCACAGACTTAACTATACATCTGGCCCAGGAAttagagaagcagaaggaagatcCGGGAAGGGTGGAGCAGCTGCAGGCCTGGCTACAGGCCTGGCTGCTGCCCCACACCAACGAG GCAGACCCGAGCTGTAG
- the MBD1 gene encoding methyl-CpG-binding domain protein 1 isoform X1 — protein sequence MAEDWLDCPALGPGWKRREVLRKSGVTCGRSDTYYESPTGDRIRSKVELTRYLGPACDLTLFDFKHGVLCYPAPKAHVLAVPSRKRKKPSRPVKSRQRQVGPCKGDVRKEAPGDETKADTDAAPASFPAPGCCENCGIHFSVDGTRRKRLKTLCKDCRVQRIAFNREQRMFKRVGCGECTACQVTEDCGACSTCLLQLPHDVASGLFCKCEQRRCLRIVERSRGCGVCRGCQTREDCGCCRVCLRPPRPGLRRQWRCVQRRCLRHLAHRLRRRHQRCQRRPPLAVAPPAGRHGRRRGGCDPKIVARRHPQTQPLPPPPLLQPPESTELHPRALAPSSPAELIYYCVDEDELQPYTNRRQNRKCGSCAACLRRTDCGRCDFCCDKPKFGGSNQKRQKCRWRQCLQFAMKRLLPSVWAGSEDGAELPSPYHCRRKPVSARRRQPGPTLESPLVMPIALPGRAQTSMKQETGGGFVLPPPGTDLVFLREGASSPVPVPGPALSTEAPLQESQCPGLSWVVAPTQVKQEKVDAQEDWTPGTAIRISPVLLPGCPSKAINTGLRPVKQEPPDPEEDKGEENRDDSALDPAPEEEAGGAGTPVITEIFSLGGTRFRDTAIWLPRCPAEEAGALRHRLNYTSGPGIREAEGRSGKGGAAAGLATGLAAAPHQRGEPADK from the exons CCCCACAGGAGACCGGATACGAAGCAAAGTTGAGCTGACCCGATACTTGGGCCCCGCATGTGACCTCACCCTCTTCGACTTCAAGCATGGTGTCCTATGCTATCCAGCCCCCAAG GCCCATGTTTTGGCTGTCCCCAGCAGGAAGCGGAAGAAGCCTTCAAGGCCAGTCAAATCTCGACAACGTCAGGTTGGACCTTGTAAGGGTGATGTTAGGAAGGAGGCCCCGGGGGATGAGACCAAGGCTGACACTGACGCAGCCCCGGCTTCATTCCCTGCACCTGG ATGTTGTGAGAACTGCGGAATCCACTTTTCTGTGGATGGCACCCGGAGGAAGCGGCTCAAGACGTTGTGCAAGGACTGCCGAG TTCAGAGAATTGCCTTCAACCGAGAGCAGAGGATGTTTAAG CGTGTGGGCTGCGGGGAGTGCACAGCCTGCCAGGTGACCGAGGACTGCGGGGCCTGTTCCACCTGCCTCCTGCAGCTGCCCCATGATGTGGCCTCTGGGCTGTTCTGCAAATGCGAACAGAGACGCTGCCTCCGGATTGTGGAGAGG AGCCGAGGGTGTGGAGTATGCCGGGGCTGTCAGACCCGAGAAGACTGTGGCTGTTGCCGAGTCTGCCTCCGCCCACCCCGCCCAGGTCTCAGGCGCCAGTGGAGGTGCGTCCAGCGGCGCTGCCTGCGG CACCTTGCCCACCGCCTCCGGCGCCGCCATCAACGATGTCAGCGACGCCCTCCCCTGGCTGTGGCTCCCCCTGCT GGCAGACATGGCCGCCGCAGAGGAGGCTGTGACCCCAAGATTGTTGCCCGGCGGCACCCCCAAACCCAGCCGTTGCCTCCGCCACCCCTATTGCAGCCTCCTGAGTCCACAGAGCTG CACCCCAGAGCCCTGGCCCCCTCGTCACCTGCTGAGCTCATCTATTACTGTGTAGACGAGGACGAGCTA CAGCCTTACACGAACCGGCGGCAGAACCGGAAGTGCGGGTCCTGTGCAGCCTGCCTGCGGCGGACAGACTGTGGCCGCTGTGACTTCTGCTGCGACAAGCCCAAATTTGGAGGCAGCAACCAGAAGCGCCAGAAGTGCCGTTGGCGCCAGTGCCTGCAGTTTGCCATG AAGCGGCTCCTACCAAGTGTCTGGGCAGGGTCTGAGgatggagcagagctgccctcACCCTACCATTGTCGAAGGAAGCCTGTCTCTGCCCGCCGGCGCCAGCCTGGGCCCACTCTGGAATCCCCCTTGGTCATGCCCATAGCCCTACCTGGCCGTGCCCAGACTTCAATGAAGCAGGAGACGGGTGGTGGCTTTGTGCTGCCCCCACCTGGCACTGACCTTGTGTTCCTACGGGAGGGCGCAAGCAGTCCCGTGccagtgcctggtcctgcccttTCCACAGAGGCTCCATTGCAG GAGTCCCAGTGCCCTGGCCTGAGTTGGGTTGTGGCCCCAACACAGGTGAAGCAAGAGAAGGTAGATGCCCAAGAAGACTGGACACCGGGCACAGCCATCCGGATTTCTCCTGTATTGCTGCCTGGCTGTCCCAGCAAG GCAATAAACACAGGCCTGAGACCTGTGAAGCAGGAGCCACCTGACCCCGAGGAGGACAAGGGGGAGGAGAATAGGGATGATTCTGCCTTAGACCCAGCACcagaggaggaggcaggaggagCTGGCACACCCGTG ATCACGGAGATTTTCAGCCTGGGTGGAACCCGCTTCCGGGACACAGCGATCTGGTTGCCAAG GTGTCCTGCAGAAGAAGCTGGTGCCCTTCGTCACAGACTTAACTATACATCTGGCCCAGGAAttagagaagcagaaggaagatcCGGGAAGGGTGGAGCAGCTGCAGGCCTGGCTACAGGCCTGGCTGCTGCCCCACACCAACGAGGTGAGCCAGCAGATAAATGA
- the MBD1 gene encoding methyl-CpG-binding domain protein 1 isoform X9 produces MAEDWLDCPALGPGWKRREVLRKSGVTCGRSDTYYESPTGDRIRSKVELTRYLGPACDLTLFDFKHGVLCYPAPKAHVLAVPSRKRKKPSRPVKSRQRQVGPCKGDVRKEAPGDETKADTDAAPASFPAPGCCENCGIHFSVDGTRRKRLKTLCKDCRVQRIAFNREQRMFKRVGCGECTACQVTEDCGACSTCLLQLPHDVASGLFCKCEQRRCLRIVERSRGCGVCRGCQTREDCGCCRVCLRPPRPGLRRQWRCVQRRCLRGRHGRRRGGCDPKIVARRHPQTQPLPPPPLLQPPESTELHPRALAPSSPAELIYYCVDEDELQPYTNRRQNRKCGSCAACLRRTDCGRCDFCCDKPKFGGSNQKRQKCRWRQCLQFAMKRLLPSVWAGSEDGAELPSPYHCRRKPVSARRRQPGPTLESPLVMPIALPGRAQTSMKQETGGGFVLPPPGTDLVFLREGASSPVPVPGPALSTEAPLQESQCPGLSWVVAPTQVKQEKVDAQEDWTPGTAIRISPVLLPGCPSKAINTGLRPVKQEPPDPEEDKGEENRDDSALDPAPEEEAGGAGTPVITEIFSLGGTRFRDTAIWLPSLQGRQSGREDGCKVWASEDILEPTGRTWSPRGWPGTHVSLPPPPTSMM; encoded by the exons CCCCACAGGAGACCGGATACGAAGCAAAGTTGAGCTGACCCGATACTTGGGCCCCGCATGTGACCTCACCCTCTTCGACTTCAAGCATGGTGTCCTATGCTATCCAGCCCCCAAG GCCCATGTTTTGGCTGTCCCCAGCAGGAAGCGGAAGAAGCCTTCAAGGCCAGTCAAATCTCGACAACGTCAGGTTGGACCTTGTAAGGGTGATGTTAGGAAGGAGGCCCCGGGGGATGAGACCAAGGCTGACACTGACGCAGCCCCGGCTTCATTCCCTGCACCTGG ATGTTGTGAGAACTGCGGAATCCACTTTTCTGTGGATGGCACCCGGAGGAAGCGGCTCAAGACGTTGTGCAAGGACTGCCGAG TTCAGAGAATTGCCTTCAACCGAGAGCAGAGGATGTTTAAG CGTGTGGGCTGCGGGGAGTGCACAGCCTGCCAGGTGACCGAGGACTGCGGGGCCTGTTCCACCTGCCTCCTGCAGCTGCCCCATGATGTGGCCTCTGGGCTGTTCTGCAAATGCGAACAGAGACGCTGCCTCCGGATTGTGGAGAGG AGCCGAGGGTGTGGAGTATGCCGGGGCTGTCAGACCCGAGAAGACTGTGGCTGTTGCCGAGTCTGCCTCCGCCCACCCCGCCCAGGTCTCAGGCGCCAGTGGAGGTGCGTCCAGCGGCGCTGCCTGCGG GGCAGACATGGCCGCCGCAGAGGAGGCTGTGACCCCAAGATTGTTGCCCGGCGGCACCCCCAAACCCAGCCGTTGCCTCCGCCACCCCTATTGCAGCCTCCTGAGTCCACAGAGCTG CACCCCAGAGCCCTGGCCCCCTCGTCACCTGCTGAGCTCATCTATTACTGTGTAGACGAGGACGAGCTA CAGCCTTACACGAACCGGCGGCAGAACCGGAAGTGCGGGTCCTGTGCAGCCTGCCTGCGGCGGACAGACTGTGGCCGCTGTGACTTCTGCTGCGACAAGCCCAAATTTGGAGGCAGCAACCAGAAGCGCCAGAAGTGCCGTTGGCGCCAGTGCCTGCAGTTTGCCATG AAGCGGCTCCTACCAAGTGTCTGGGCAGGGTCTGAGgatggagcagagctgccctcACCCTACCATTGTCGAAGGAAGCCTGTCTCTGCCCGCCGGCGCCAGCCTGGGCCCACTCTGGAATCCCCCTTGGTCATGCCCATAGCCCTACCTGGCCGTGCCCAGACTTCAATGAAGCAGGAGACGGGTGGTGGCTTTGTGCTGCCCCCACCTGGCACTGACCTTGTGTTCCTACGGGAGGGCGCAAGCAGTCCCGTGccagtgcctggtcctgcccttTCCACAGAGGCTCCATTGCAG GAGTCCCAGTGCCCTGGCCTGAGTTGGGTTGTGGCCCCAACACAGGTGAAGCAAGAGAAGGTAGATGCCCAAGAAGACTGGACACCGGGCACAGCCATCCGGATTTCTCCTGTATTGCTGCCTGGCTGTCCCAGCAAG GCAATAAACACAGGCCTGAGACCTGTGAAGCAGGAGCCACCTGACCCCGAGGAGGACAAGGGGGAGGAGAATAGGGATGATTCTGCCTTAGACCCAGCACcagaggaggaggcaggaggagCTGGCACACCCGTG ATCACGGAGATTTTCAGCCTGGGTGGAACCCGCTTCCGGGACACAGCGATCTGGTTGCCAAG TCTGCAGGGCAGGCAGTCGGGAAGGGAAGATGGATGTAAAGTGTGGGCGAGCGAGGACATACTGGAGCCCACGGGCAGGACCTGGAGCCCACGAGGATGGCCTGGAACCCATGTCAGTCTCCCACCACCTCCAACTTCGATGATGTAG